A genomic region of Papaver somniferum cultivar HN1 chromosome 7, ASM357369v1, whole genome shotgun sequence contains the following coding sequences:
- the LOC113294054 gene encoding uncharacterized protein LOC113294054, protein MDTHLKLLPTNGVELTDPSSFRRLIGRQLYLTVTRPNITYSVNYLSQFLQNPKSAHKDAAQRILRFLKGTFGHEIFLSSSNSPSFHGNTDSDWAGCPITRRSTTGYFVTLGNSPISWKSKKQTTVDRSSAETDYSALENLTPELQCGLILPKHLSSSDQLADVFTKPLGASQFGRLVGKLGVRSGSTAPT, encoded by the exons ATGGATACACATCTCAAGTTACTTCCTACTAACGGTGTGGAATTAACAGATCCAAGCTCTTTTCGCCGTCTCATTGGTCGTCAATTATATCTTACTGTCACTCGTCCTAACATCACTTACTCAGTCAATTATCTGAGTCAGTTTTTGCAGAATCCAAAATCAGCTCACAAGGATGCTGCTCAGCGTATTCTACGTTTTCTCAAAGGAACTTTTGGACATGAAATATTTCTGTCCTCATCCAATTCTCCATCCTTTCACGGTAATACAGACTCTGATTGGGCAGGCTGCCCAATTACTCGTCGTTCTACCACTGGATATTTTGTTACCTTAGGTAATAGTCCAATTTCTTGGAAATCAAAGAAACAGACTACTGTGGATCGTTCATCAGCTGAAACTGATTATAGTGCTTTGGAAAATCTAACCCCTGAGCTTCAATG TGGATTGATTCTACCAAAACATCTTTCGTCGTCCGATCAACTGGCTGATGTTTTCACGAAGCCTTTGGGAGCTTCGCAATTTGGTCGTCTAGTTGGAAAGTTGGGCGTTCGTTCAGGCTCtaccgctccaacttga